Part of the Bacillota bacterium genome is shown below.
GCAGACCGCGGTGGACGAGGACGTCGACGTGGTGGCCATCAGCATCCTCTCGGGGGCCCATAACGCGCTGGTCCCCGAGGTGCTCAAAGCGCTACGGGAGCGAGGCGCCGGAGACATCCCGGTCGTGGTCGGGGGAACCATTCCGGACGAGGACGCGGCGTTCCTGGTGAACCAGGGAGTCCGGCGCGTCTTCGGCCCCGGAGCGGACCTCGCCGCCATTGTAGAATACATCCAGCGGCTGGTGCGCCCGCGGGCGCC
Proteins encoded:
- a CDS encoding cobalamin B12-binding domain-containing protein; the encoded protein is MEHSAPIRVLAAKVGLDGHDRGVKVIARALRDAGMEVIYSGLFRTPQEVAQTAVDEDVDVVAISILSGAHNALVPEVLKALRERGAGDIPVVVGGTIPDEDAAFLVNQGVRRVFGPGADLAAIVEYIQRLVRPRAPA